Proteins from a single region of Candidatus Rubrimentiphilum sp.:
- a CDS encoding site-specific DNA-methyltransferase: protein MAVKKVERIGEHLFVNADCVRGAVAHLPDASVDLIVTDPPYGIEGDRLHRHYNRDERFVVDGYVEVDAKKYKAFSRAWIAQAERVLRPGGQLYVVSGYTNLYDVLDALRRTKLREINHLIWKYNFGVYTSAKFVSSHYHVLYYAKPGGRRTFNLQARFALDETAGDGRSLNYRDREDVWTINREYKPGQRKNKNELPKALLQKILAYSSKEGDLVCDFFMGGGSTAAVAIGMNRRFVGFEISERTFRSRVPELRKVAPGSMLQPEPAPHVVRNRGKSWSPAEAERLAARYRDLRASGAAQSAIVATLSAEFERGAWAIRKRLTRYM from the coding sequence GTGGCCGTGAAAAAAGTCGAACGCATCGGCGAGCATCTCTTTGTGAACGCGGACTGCGTGCGCGGGGCGGTCGCGCATCTGCCCGACGCAAGCGTCGATTTGATCGTCACCGATCCGCCCTACGGAATCGAGGGCGACCGCCTGCACCGCCATTACAACCGGGACGAGCGGTTTGTCGTCGACGGCTATGTCGAGGTCGACGCGAAAAAATACAAGGCGTTCAGCCGCGCCTGGATCGCGCAGGCCGAACGCGTGCTGCGGCCCGGCGGACAGCTCTACGTGGTCTCCGGCTATACGAATCTGTACGACGTGCTCGACGCTTTGCGGCGCACGAAGCTGCGCGAGATCAATCACCTCATTTGGAAGTACAACTTCGGCGTGTACACGTCGGCGAAGTTCGTCTCGTCGCATTATCACGTGCTGTATTATGCGAAGCCGGGCGGCCGGCGGACGTTCAACTTACAGGCGCGCTTTGCGTTGGATGAAACCGCCGGCGACGGCCGCTCGCTGAACTATCGCGATCGCGAGGACGTGTGGACGATCAATCGCGAGTACAAGCCGGGCCAGCGGAAAAACAAAAACGAGCTCCCGAAGGCGCTGCTCCAAAAAATTCTGGCGTACAGTAGTAAGGAAGGCGATCTGGTTTGCGATTTCTTCATGGGCGGCGGCTCGACGGCCGCGGTAGCGATCGGAATGAACCGGCGGTTCGTCGGCTTCGAGATCTCGGAGCGAACGTTCCGCAGCCGCGTGCCGGAGTTACGCAAAGTCGCGCCGGGCTCGATGCTGCAGCCCGAGCCGGCGCCGCATGTCGTGCGCAATCGGGGGAAATCATGGAGTCCCGCCGAGGCGGAGCGCCTTGCTGCCCGCTATCGCGACTTGCGTGCATCGGGCGCCGCTCAGAGCGCGATCGTCGCGACGCTGAGCGCCGAATTCGAACGCGGCGCCTGGGCGATCCGCAAGCGCCTTACGCGCTACATGTGA
- a CDS encoding multicopper oxidase domain-containing protein has protein sequence MNRRRFVFGSLTAAAAGAVLPSDAWSSPMRGGKVDAYTIPVRYATTQFGERVLRTRTYAGRTYGPVMTTRPGHLLRVRIVNELPSNRPADLPGEPLEIPFPKDANDMYPVATRLSASKIDPMNNPHEFNSTNLHVHGVQTIPHLFQPLGTSNPHAKMIAIRPGESYRYDFPIPADHPSGLYWYHPHLHGSTDVQVSGGMAGLLVIRGPVDDVPEIAAAREIFLVVQSLQVNATPNKPDHFELEPIPYESPKKGGYNLHTDYVMFTVNGQGVTWLDHTTGRDGTYTTLPPPEFTMRPGEVVRLRMLTGTNVIVLPLVLPGMDVYQIGVDGVNFLEPALLKQTGTTMVTPANVFDGSTILASSGNRNELLIRAPQTPGTYTLSAAANDGISVNPYPRLDLAKFVVSGTPVHMEIPKRLPVPKREYPIITKQQVVRNRTVTFDTGTTTEILTGFSFTVNGQFYDEMTCSAFPKNGTAEEWTIEATSDMCGHPFHLHDNSFQVFEINGEPVDPPLICDTIFVPPKYNGKPGTVKMRVRFKGYKGKTVYHCHILPHEDTGMMSNILVT, from the coding sequence ATGAATCGACGTCGTTTTGTTTTTGGATCGCTCACCGCCGCGGCGGCGGGCGCGGTTCTGCCCTCCGACGCCTGGTCGTCGCCAATGCGTGGAGGTAAGGTTGACGCGTATACGATTCCCGTCCGCTACGCGACGACGCAGTTCGGCGAACGCGTTTTGCGTACGCGCACCTATGCGGGAAGAACGTACGGCCCGGTAATGACGACCCGTCCCGGCCATCTGCTGCGCGTTAGGATCGTCAACGAGTTACCGTCGAATCGACCGGCGGATCTGCCGGGGGAGCCGCTCGAGATTCCGTTCCCGAAAGACGCGAACGATATGTATCCGGTGGCTACGCGCCTCTCCGCAAGCAAGATCGATCCGATGAACAACCCGCACGAGTTCAATTCGACCAATCTGCACGTTCACGGCGTACAGACAATTCCGCATCTCTTCCAACCGCTCGGAACGAGCAACCCGCACGCGAAGATGATTGCGATCAGGCCCGGCGAGTCGTACCGGTATGACTTTCCGATTCCAGCGGACCACCCCAGCGGGTTGTACTGGTATCATCCACACCTTCACGGCTCGACCGACGTGCAGGTCAGCGGCGGTATGGCCGGCTTACTCGTTATCCGCGGACCGGTCGACGATGTTCCGGAGATCGCGGCGGCACGTGAGATCTTTCTCGTCGTCCAGTCGCTGCAGGTGAACGCAACGCCGAACAAGCCGGACCATTTTGAGCTGGAACCGATCCCGTATGAGTCCCCGAAAAAAGGCGGCTACAATCTGCACACGGATTACGTGATGTTCACCGTCAACGGGCAGGGCGTCACGTGGCTCGATCACACCACAGGACGTGACGGCACGTATACGACATTGCCGCCTCCCGAATTTACGATGCGGCCGGGCGAGGTCGTACGACTGCGGATGCTGACCGGGACCAACGTCATCGTATTGCCGTTGGTGCTGCCGGGCATGGACGTCTATCAGATCGGCGTCGACGGGGTCAACTTCTTGGAGCCCGCGCTCCTGAAACAAACGGGCACGACGATGGTCACTCCAGCCAACGTCTTCGACGGTTCGACGATCCTCGCATCGAGCGGAAACCGGAACGAACTGTTGATTCGCGCCCCGCAGACGCCCGGAACCTATACGCTTTCAGCGGCTGCCAACGATGGCATTTCGGTCAATCCGTATCCGAGGCTCGACTTGGCGAAGTTTGTCGTGAGTGGTACGCCGGTGCACATGGAGATTCCCAAACGTTTGCCGGTTCCCAAACGCGAGTACCCGATCATCACCAAGCAGCAAGTGGTGCGCAATCGCACGGTGACCTTCGATACGGGAACCACGACCGAAATCCTGACGGGGTTTTCCTTTACGGTCAACGGCCAGTTCTACGACGAGATGACCTGCTCGGCTTTTCCGAAAAACGGCACCGCCGAAGAATGGACGATAGAAGCCACCTCAGACATGTGCGGTCATCCGTTTCACTTACACGACAACTCATTTCAGGTCTTCGAAATCAACGGAGAGCCGGTCGATCCTCCGTTGATCTGCGATACGATCTTTGTCCCGCCCAAATACAATGGAAAGCCGGGCACGGTAAAGATGCGCGTGCGCTTTAAAGGATACAAAGGTAAGACCGTCTATCATTGCCACATCTTGCCGCACGAAGACACCGGAATGATGTCGAACATTCTGGTGACATAG
- a CDS encoding DUF2283 domain-containing protein, translated as MIIGYDHLVELLRKSGLPNQDADPGDALYIRFKKIDRIEGSDEFTTPDGAIVKLDLDGEEDLCGIEIVLTR; from the coding sequence ATGATAATTGGGTATGACCACCTTGTAGAACTTCTGCGCAAATCGGGGTTGCCAAACCAAGACGCTGACCCGGGTGACGCTCTTTACATCCGATTCAAAAAAATCGACAGAATTGAAGGATCGGACGAATTTACAACCCCCGACGGAGCGATTGTGAAACTGGATCTTGATGGTGAGGAAGATCTTTGCGGCATCGAGATCGTGCTGACTCGTTGA
- the typA gene encoding translational GTPase TypA produces the protein MILTRPDIRNVAIIAHVDHGKTTLVDAMLKQSGIFREGQQVATRVLDSNPLERERGITILAKNTAIKHGDIKFNIVDTPGHADFGGEVERVLQMVQGVLLLVDAAEGVMPQTRFVLRKALELDLKTIVVINKIDRKDARPSEIVNDVFDLFVELGANDEQAEFPVVYTNAKLGIAKRSMDDQSESLEPLFQAIADRVPEAPAQDGPLQLLVSAIDHNQYVGRVGIGRIFRGSARVNAPIVKVSRDGTVETGLRLTKMLTFFGLERIEVEEAMAGDIICVSGIEGLNIGDTIADVQAPEGVHAVAVDEPTVSMFFSVNNSPFAGREGKFLTSRQIRDRLTRELESNVALRVEETDSADTFEVRGRGELHLSILIETMRREGYELQVSKPQVIVTERNGQKLEPIEYVVVDVPDEYAGPVIEALGARKALMSNMISIGSSRRLEYTMPTRAIFGLRGELLTLTRGTAIMSHTYYDHEPWMGELPGRNVGALVTTDTGRTTGYALMGVQQRGRFFVGPGVDVYEGMIVGRANDDSDVALNAVRAKKLTNMRAAGSDENVNLAPAEEMSLERAIEFIEDDELVEVTPKSIRLRKRILKESERVRQRKREKVNA, from the coding sequence ATGATCCTCACGCGCCCTGACATCCGCAACGTCGCAATCATCGCGCACGTCGATCACGGCAAAACCACGCTCGTCGACGCCATGCTCAAACAAAGCGGTATTTTCCGCGAAGGCCAGCAGGTCGCCACGCGCGTGCTCGACTCCAATCCGCTCGAACGCGAGCGCGGCATCACGATCCTCGCCAAGAACACCGCCATTAAGCACGGCGACATTAAATTCAACATCGTGGATACGCCCGGCCACGCCGATTTCGGCGGCGAGGTCGAGCGCGTGCTGCAGATGGTGCAGGGCGTTCTGCTGCTGGTCGACGCCGCCGAGGGCGTGATGCCCCAGACCCGGTTCGTGCTCCGCAAGGCGCTCGAGCTCGATCTGAAGACGATCGTTGTCATCAACAAAATCGATCGCAAGGATGCCCGCCCGAGCGAAATCGTCAACGACGTCTTCGACCTCTTCGTCGAGCTGGGCGCCAACGACGAACAAGCCGAATTTCCCGTGGTCTACACGAACGCCAAGCTCGGCATCGCCAAACGTTCGATGGACGATCAAAGCGAATCGCTCGAACCGCTCTTCCAGGCGATCGCCGACCGCGTGCCGGAAGCGCCGGCCCAAGACGGCCCGCTGCAGCTGCTGGTTTCGGCGATCGATCACAACCAATACGTCGGTCGCGTCGGAATCGGCCGCATCTTCCGCGGCTCGGCGCGCGTGAACGCGCCGATTGTCAAAGTCTCGCGCGACGGCACCGTCGAGACGGGACTGCGCCTTACGAAAATGCTGACGTTCTTCGGCTTGGAGCGCATCGAAGTCGAAGAGGCGATGGCCGGCGACATCATCTGCGTCTCCGGAATCGAAGGCTTGAACATCGGCGACACCATCGCGGACGTCCAGGCGCCCGAAGGCGTGCACGCCGTTGCCGTGGACGAACCCACCGTCTCGATGTTCTTCAGCGTGAACAACTCGCCGTTTGCCGGGCGCGAAGGGAAGTTTCTCACCTCGCGCCAGATCCGCGACCGGCTCACGCGCGAACTCGAATCGAACGTCGCGCTGCGCGTCGAAGAGACCGATTCTGCCGACACGTTCGAAGTTCGCGGCCGCGGCGAACTGCATCTTTCTATTCTCATCGAAACGATGCGCCGCGAAGGCTACGAACTGCAAGTCTCAAAACCGCAGGTCATCGTCACCGAACGCAACGGCCAAAAACTTGAGCCGATTGAGTACGTCGTCGTCGACGTGCCCGACGAGTACGCAGGTCCCGTGATCGAAGCGCTCGGCGCGCGAAAGGCGCTCATGTCGAACATGATTTCGATCGGCAGCTCGCGCCGGCTCGAGTACACGATGCCCACCCGCGCCATCTTCGGCCTGCGCGGTGAACTGCTGACGCTGACACGCGGCACGGCCATCATGTCGCACACCTATTACGATCACGAACCGTGGATGGGCGAGTTGCCCGGACGCAACGTCGGCGCCCTCGTCACCACCGACACCGGACGCACGACCGGCTACGCGCTCATGGGCGTCCAGCAGCGCGGGCGTTTCTTCGTCGGTCCGGGCGTTGACGTGTATGAAGGCATGATAGTAGGCCGCGCCAACGACGACAGCGACGTCGCGCTCAACGCCGTGCGCGCCAAAAAACTCACCAACATGCGCGCGGCTGGCTCGGACGAAAACGTCAACCTCGCCCCGGCGGAAGAGATGTCGCTGGAGCGGGCCATCGAGTTTATCGAGGACGATGAACTG
- a CDS encoding DUF1036 domain-containing protein: MMPRIFVIILTLGLAAAALAPRPALAQSQHVHLTACNDTTFQIWVAAAEPIDLDSDGLAKGWWKIQGGECMYVGSYWTDAEGF, translated from the coding sequence ATGATGCCTCGCATTTTTGTCATAATTTTGACGCTCGGTCTGGCTGCGGCCGCGCTTGCGCCGCGTCCCGCTCTGGCGCAAAGCCAGCACGTTCACCTGACCGCCTGCAACGACACGACGTTTCAGATTTGGGTAGCCGCGGCTGAACCGATCGACCTCGACTCCGACGGCCTCGCAAAAGGCTGGTGGAAAATTCAGGGAGGCGAGTGCATGTACGTCGGCAGCTACTGGACGGATGCCGAAGGCTTCTAG